The DNA region AAGTTCATCCAGTATTATCTTTATATTCATCCAGTGACTGAAATCCACCGGCCACACCAACACCTTCCCACACTTTGCAGATTTGAAGCAGCAACTTATCTGAAGTAGCAGCAGAGCAGAAATCCACTTCCCAGGCATCCTGAAAAATCAAAGTCCTTTTGTTCAGAGAAtgattccttctgtctctgcttgaCGTTTTATCCAAGAGGCATTAACCAAGAAGTTAAAATATAACTGGCATTGCTCAAAGCTGATAAGGAAATTTACATAACTGTGCTGGTGGAAAAACATTAACTTATCTGACTCTCTGAAGATCCCAGAGTCTGAAGACCTCCCAGAAGATCTGCTGTGCCTAGGGCAACAGATAATGGACCTTGCCAAATAATTGAAGCAGCTGGGAACCCTGAGGAGCCCAGCAGATTAAGAACTCATTCCCTCCACTCAAACTCCACGTCCCCTCAAGCCTGAGCCTTCCACTATGGCAAGTCATCAGTTTGTCTGCTACTGTGAAGACCCCACAGGCTGAAGGCCTCCAAGAAGACCTGCTGCACCCAGAGCAACAGATCATCAGCTTGTGTGCCCCCTGAAGgccccacagtctgaaggccacccaggagatctgatacacCTAGGGCAAAAGACTTCACAGTCTGATGGCCTCTCAGGATATCTGCTAGAGTGAGAGGCACAGGTCTCCCAGGAGACCTGCAGCAACCCAGGGACAGAGGAGGCAGACTCTAGACAGAGAAACCTAGACAAGTTAACACCAGATATAATCAGATGGTGAGATGCAAACACAataccataagcaacagaagccaatatactttggcatcatcagaacccagtttttccaccacaacaagccctggatatcccaacacacctgaaaactaGGATGTTGACATAAATTCCTATCTCATGAACATAATcgaggaggatataaataactgcttgaaaaaaaatacaggaaaacataggtaaatgggtagaagctcttaaaaaggaaacaaatcccACAGTGATgttgatatctaaaccacacaaaaacacaacaaagaaaggaaacttccaaccaatttcacttatgaatatcaatgtaaaaatactcagtaaaattctagcaaaccaaaccaaagaatgtattaaaaccatcattcaccatgatcaagtaggctttattaCATCtgagggatgcaaggttggttcaatatatgaaaatatattaatgtaacatactatataaagaaactcaaagaaaaatcacatgattatctcattagatgctaaaaaaagcctttgacaaaatacaaaacccTTTCATGTTAAAGTATTAGACAGGTaaagaattcaaggtccatacctaaacataataaaagcaatatatagcaaacaaacagccagtatcaaattaaatgggTAGATACTTAAAGCAATCCCCCTATAATCATGGACAAGACAAGACTCTCTCTATATGTATTCAAaaatagtactcaaagttctatcTAGAGCAGTaggacaataaaaggagatccaGGAGATACAAGTTATggctgatatgatagtatacataagtgacttcaaaaattctaccagggaactctaTAGCTGAtaattcagcaaagtggctggatataaaattaactcaaacaaatcagtatccttttatacaaatgataaatggagtggagaaataaaataagtaaatgacaccattcacaatagtcacaaatataaaatatcttggggtaactctaaccaaataagtTAGATATCTGTATAaccagaacttcaagtctctcagaaagaaatcaaagacttcagaaaatggaaagatctcctatgctcatggattggtaggattaacatagttaaAATGACCATCCttccaaaatcaatctacagattcaatgcaatctccatcaaaactacaataaaattttcaaagacatggaaagtgCAATTCTTAATttcaagattacttggcatcatcaaaacccagttctcccactacagtgAACCCTGGTTACCctaacataccagaaaagcaagactatgatttaaaaatcacatctcatgaatttaagaaggacataaataactcccttaaagaaatgccatagaacatgggtaaacaggtagaagaacttaaagaggaaacacaaaaaccccttaaagaatttcaggaaaacacaatcaaacaggtgaaggaactgaacaaaaccaactagtatctaaaaatggaaatagaaataataaagaaatcacaaaagaagacaactctggagatagaaaacctaggaaagagaccaggagtcatagacgcaagcatcaccaactgaatataaaagctagaagagacaatctcaggtacagaagatactgTAGAAAACATTGATTTTGAAGCCACTGCAGGCGTGTCAATCCTTTCGCTGGTcaatctgtgtctgtgtctacccGGGTCCGTCTGCCAGTCTTGAGACTGTGTGGTTGGCCCCTCCCGCCCCTCCCGCCCCTCCCGCCCCTCCCGCCCCTCCCGACCCTGCTGCCCCTGCCGCCGCCATGCCACCAGGGAAGCTGCTGAGGAACGTGGATGAGCTCTTCCCGCGCTGCCTCAGCCATCCCCAGACGCCCTGTGCGCTGCGTGAAGGACTGCGGTGCATCCTAGATGGGACCCCTGACCCAGTGACCTCTGACCTGGTCGGCTGTGACCCAGGGATACCCCACCCTGCGAGCCTTGACCCCATGACTCTCAACCTCTCCAACCACGATCCCGTTGATCCCGACTCCACCAGATGTAACACCGCGACACCCCACCACCGTGAGATCCCGGACCCTGCGACTTCTGACCCCAGCCACACCCGATCAATACCAGACAGGCAGGGGATGACAGGACCTGGAGCGGATGCAGTGAGTTATGAAgatgtgcatgtgaacttcactGAGGAAGAGTGGAATTTGCTGGATCCTTCCCAAAAGAGTCTTTAAAAAGATCTGATGCTGGAGACCTTCCGGAACCTCACTGTTATAGGCTATCATTGGGAAGACCATCATACTGGAGAACATTGTCAAAGTTCCAGAAGATATGAAAGGCATGTAAGAagtcatactggagagaaacgaTATGAATGTAGTCAATGTGGTAAAGCGTTTTCATTTCTCAGTCatctccaatatcataaaagaagacatactggagagaagccgtatgaatgtaatcaatgtggtaaagccttttcacagAAGAGTAgtctccaatatcataaaagaatacatactggagagaagctttattaatgtaatcaatgtggtaaagcattTACAAGACCCAGTCatctccaaagacataaaagaacTCATACTGGACAGAAACCTTAAGAATGTAGTCNNNNNNNNNNNNNNNNNNNNNNNNNNNNNNNNNNNNNNNNNNNNNNNNNNNNNNNNNNNNNNNNNNNNNNNNNNNNNNNNNNNNNNNNNNNNNNNNNNNNNNNNNNNNNNNNNNNNNNNNNNNNNNNNNNNNNNNNNNNNNNNNNNNNNNNNNNNNNNNNNNNNNNNNNNNNNNNNNNNNNNNNNNNNNNNNNNNNNNNNNNNNNNNNNNNNNNNNNNNNNNNNNNNNNNNNNNNNNNNNNNNNNNNNNNNNNNNNNNNNNNNNNNNNNNNNNNNNNNNNNNNNNNNNNNNNNNNNNNNNNNNNNNNNNNNNNNNNNNNNNNNNNNNNNNNNNNNNNNNNNNNNNNNNNNNNNNNNNNNNNNNNNNNNNNNNNNNNNNNNNNNNNNNNNNNNNNNNNNNNNNNNNNNNNNNNNNNNNNNNNNNNNNNNNNNNNNNNNNNNNNNNNNNNNNNNNNNNNNNNNNNNNNNNNNNNNNNNNNNNNNNNNNNNNNNNNNNNNNNNNNNNNNNNNNNNNNNNNNNNNNNNNNNNNNNNNNNNNNNNNNNNNNNNNNNNNNNNNNNNNNNNNNNNNNNNNNNNNNNNNNNNNNNNNNNNNNNNNNNNNNNNNNNNNNNNNNNNNNNNNNNNNNNNNNNNNNNNNNNNNNNNNNNNNNNNNNNNNNNNNNNNNNNNNNNNNNNNNNNNNNNNNNNNNNNNNNNNNNNNNNNNNNN from Mastomys coucha isolate ucsf_1 unplaced genomic scaffold, UCSF_Mcou_1 pScaffold22, whole genome shotgun sequence includes:
- the LOC116070583 gene encoding zinc finger protein 431-like translates to MLETFRNLTVIGYHWEDHHTGEHCQSSRRYERHVRSHTGEKRYECSQCGKAFSFLSHLQYHKRRHTGEKPYECNQCGKAFSQKSSLQYHKRIHTG